Part of the Spinacia oleracea cultivar Varoflay chromosome 5, BTI_SOV_V1, whole genome shotgun sequence genome, GTAAACATGCTGTAAAAATCCTGTTGACCTGTGGAAATTTTAGTTTAAGTTGCTTTATGATCTGGTTTTAATGTGAAAGAAGGTTTGAACACTTGTAACTTATCAATTTGTAATCTATTTGTGTTCATTATGTTTCAGTGAGTAAACTCCAAGTTGTGAAGATGATTTAAGCAGTTATGTACATTTCTTTATGTGTTTATAATAATGTGCAATGGTGTCTCTGGGAAATTATGTTTTCCTCCTTTGCTTGCTTGTACTAGTATGGCATTGGCGGACCTCTCCTTGACATTTGTTTGGGAATTGTCATCAGAATGAATTTCACTGATTCATTTTGTTAGTtgtcaagaaaaataaaaattcactGGTTCAAATATACCATTTTCCTTCCTTGTACCATTGTGCTGAGATGCTTGAAGCACTTCAAAAGTTATGGGTATGCCATGTCATTGTTGGTCCTTTCTCTCTAAATGAATTGCTTTCACAAGTTCTCCTTTGAAAATGGTTTTTAGGCATCAGCAGCACCTGGAATTACCTTTCAAAAGTTCTCCTTTCAAGCCTTAAATTTTCAGCTGACAAGCAAAGAATAGGCGAGGATAACGTTTAGCTTTATGAACTGTTACATGATGAAGACCTCCTGTTTTTGTTATAttgaatgaatttaattggagtAAGGGTCAGATTGGGGGGAGAGGAATTAAATGGAGGGAGGAATAAAATTAGCTATTCACCTTTCTTGGGAAGTCGATGCAGGAATTATGAGTATTCTCACCTGAATTGGCTGAATATTTCCTGAGGTAGGATTGTGCAACAAAAACTGTTATACAAGGTAATTTTCCACCCAATAAACCCTCAAAATGACTCTTATAAAAGGATCTTACAAACCGGCCCAAGTTTATACTGCTGCACCCCCATGATAGATCCTATGCTTATAAATTTTTTGCAACGAACCAAGGCACAAACTTTTAAGACCGGTTAAGATGGATATGTCTCATTATAGACATCCTACCTTGAGAAATCAACATTATAAGAGAATGCTGTCGGCAATAACTGGTGAATGCTTTAGTGGTTCTTTAAAATTATGTAATCGTGTTAAACTTTCTTGTcagtctctctctctctagatTTTGCATTTTTTAGTAattctttttttccttttttttttctgtaaCATTACTAATATATTAGCTCCCATCAACTCTCCTGTTTTCTCCACCTTTTTTTTCCCATGTGACTGCTGTTGTTTCTTCTGCAACTGTTTGAAGTGTCTGCTTAAGTCAATTTAGGATATGTTATCTCCAAAACACCAAAttcctcccaaaaatagttccTGTATTATCTCTTCCATGAGTGTGTAATTAAGAAAATATCTTCGTAAGCTGCAACTCTTCTGTGCCATGCTATTGCCGAGTGCCTAGCAAGAAGCAGCTGTTAAGAACATAATTTTGGAGCTTTGACATGCTTAAAATGATTATCTACTCTTCagatatcttaattttctaaattttttctttttgattcgATGATTTCTTCTGAACgacatttttgttttgaagttCATCCATTTCAATTGCTCCTTCTGGTGTTAACTTCTAGTTAactttgttgagtcttgagacCTGTGCTTATCTGAGGTTTGTAGTTTTGTACAGTACCAAGTTTAGTATAAGCATGTAAAGCATCTACCATTATAATGCCGTTGTATGCTTTACAATATGGTGTCATGTAATGATATTTGTTGATTGTGCAGGAGAGTAGTTCGACCTTGGCGGAATGAAAATTTGCATCCCGGATTCTTGGAAAATGGCTAATCAATACATCAGAAAACCCTGATATTAATGGTTTTTTATAGAGAAGATAATTTTTGCTTGTTTGTTTTAAGTCTGGATTGATTAGGGTTCTGATGTACACCTTGACCTCCCTATACCTCTTATTGTGAAATGtacaatgtttttttttgtcattGAAATACATTTTGATAATCTTATGCTTGCATATGCATTTTCCGTTGTGATATTGTTATTGGAGGATGTCTTCTCTTGGATCCTTATCACTCTGCACACTTTCTGGAACTGGAAAGGGGACTACCATATATTGCAACTCTTGATAACAATTCCTTTGTTGTGTTCAGTGTTCCTATCTACGTTGTAGTATACCTTCATGCACCATTCGAACTGCTTTACCTTTTATACTACTTTACAGGAGTTGAGATTCATTGCATAATCGGTGATCTAAGTGGATATGCTATCAATATATCACTAAAGAGTTTTGATCTCAGCTGGCATCTCGACACTATTGTGGTGTGTATTCTTCCATTTGAATTTTTCTAAATGATGAAGCTTTCTAAGTTTCCTTCCTAACTCCCCACTCCCTCTCCTTAGGTGGCCACTCTTCAGGCTTCATTGAACATAAGTATTTCTGCACAAGTGATGTGCATGCGCTCACgtgttattttatttatgtCCTATAGAGGTATTTTACCAATTATGTAATATTTTACTGCATAATCCTTGGTTTTAGTTGTAGACTCTTACTTTTCTGTAAGATTGTGGACCTTGTGTTGTCTATTCTTTTATTCTTTCCAACCTTTTAGAAATGGAGCTTATTATTCTTTTGCGTACTGCTCAGGTGGCCTCCGCATTGGCATCGAGAGCTCTAGACTGATAGGCATGGCAAGGGATTCTACTACTAGAGCCGAGGGCTTGTTATTGTGCACCCATAACCAAGTATACTTACAGTGTTACaggtatatacttcgtatattacaATGATGAATGTATTTTGGTCTCTTAGTAACTCAGAGTTAACTTCTTTTACTGGATTTTCTCCCACACGCTTTTGGGTTTAGTCATTTTAACACTTTTATGTTATTGAATTCTGAATCACTTGTTGGGAAAATCTCAAGAAAtgtaaacctttttttttttttctcctttaAACATTTAAAAACCTGTAACATcctgataaaaataaaaatatacttGTATAGAAAAAGCTACAGGAATACTAAGTACGGAGTACTCTGTACTGTTTACTTAGTACAAATATACCACTCGGTAAACATTGATTGAAATATGTGGAAAAGTAAGACAAGAAATATAAAGAAATCATTAACTTTCACTTGTTTGGTTTGttattatgaatttatgaaaATAGATAGACAGGCAGTaatacatactccgtataatatattgttaaatTTTGATCTGTTTAGTTTTCTGCTCTCCATAAATATTTTGAAGGGGAAATTATGGAATATGAATTTGGCAAATAAAATAGTTACCTTATATTTTCAGGTTTTAGTTCTCTGTACTTTCCAACAACCAAAAATGGTAAACTTAAGAACCTTGGTATTTATACACTTTTGACCCACTGGATTTACCCTAAGTAAATAATCAAAGAGCTCGCTCACATTCCACTCATTGTAGGCAAATTTTGCCATTCTCAAAACCATATATACAAAAAATCATTCACCCTGTACTAGTTCATTCCCCTAAGCTAAAAAAATTGCATCAAAATCAAGTATCAAATATCAGCACTTTTGGATGCTGGTCTACCTTTATTTCGAGAATTTGTATACCGGGGATAATTCAATGATGTGTCGACTAGACTTTCTCCTTCACCTCCCCAATCTTCTGGAATGTCCTGAAATCTGATGTTGCTCTCCCTGAAATCATACCCATCATCCACATCACTACTACTGATACTTCTGTATGTATGTTGAGATACCGAAGAATTGAGATGGCTTAAGCTGTCAGGTGTAATATGGCTGACATCTGACATAGTTTTTCCAGTTGGTGGAAGCTTGAAGAATAAGCAAACCACCGCTATGTCATCAGCTCTCGCGGATGGGAATCTGCTCCTCCATGCCCGAATTGCATGAGCTGCTAGGAACTTGGCTGCATGAGATCGCTTTCTAGCTGCTGAGACTATTTTCACCACCTCAAAGTTTGTTAACACATCCCACAcctgaaaatcattttacaaaaTTTATAATCTCTGACTAACAAATTTTTACTTAAAAAGATATGGGATTTAATTTACCCCATCAGTTGCAAGGACAATGAAATCATCTTGTTCAGTCAATTTTCTGTAAAAGATTTGAGGGGTAGAACTGAGACCATAATCTTTGAGACAGAAATCACCAAATGCTCTTGTCATGGCAAGTCCTGGGCTATCTTCATCAGGCAGCCATAATCTTAGAACATGGGACTCCTCTTCCAGTGAAAATACTCTACCACTACAACGCCTCACTCTTTCGGCTTCCCTTGGAAGACTTGGCTTCAAGTCTACAGTTAATTGGACTGGTATTACTTGTCCTTTCTCCCCTCGCGTGCACATAACTGCACGTGAATCTCCCAAGTTTCCGATTATTAGATGATCCCCCTACAaccataattttttattttttttattagttttgCTCATTTTAAATTCTCGAAAATATatgattaattaatgatttagaAAATTAATAAACCTGTTTGACAACCGTTACAGCTGTTGTACCACTACAATAGCTCTCAATAGAGGGGTCACGGCTAAGGTCTTTATCAACATCTCTGAATGATCTCAAAAGACCAGACTTCCACAATTTTAACACTTGATTTGAATCGGAACCATCTTCGTCACGGTGGCTGTCATTATTAGCCTTGGTGTTTGTAGAATAAGGATGTAACAATGCATCATCTTCATCGTCACATAATGCATCAAGGTCACTCGTGCTACTGCTACGATGTTTCGTTTTGAGATGCTTGTGTGCAGCTGAGAGCTCTATCGGTAGGTTGTCACGGACATTACGAGCTACCTTGTGACCAGACGGCCCATGCCCGTCAAACACCCCACAAAAGAACACATCCCTCTCGCCTGTAAAGTCCTATAACAAACATGatataaatttttattataaGTTGATCAAGGTAAAGAGTTAAATGATCATCCCAATAACAGAATAAAATAAATTGACGTTACCTCCCAAACTGTCATGGCATCCTGGTTAATTCCTTTCTTCCCTTGTGCGGTTGCCATTGAAATGAAAGTAGAAGAACCAAGTAGTCTAATTGTAGCTCCATAATCTCCTTCAAACACATGATCATCTTGCTCATATTCTTGTTCATAACTTGCAATTTGTCGATCTCCATAATCCCCTTCTTTGCTACAACAAGCtcccatttttatttttatttttatttttctgtttTTGCAAATATTGCTCAATGAATCAAGCCAAATTCTGGAGAAGTGTCCGTTTTCGTAGACAACtagaacggaggaacataatCTGAGAAGGATGTATATGATCAAAGTTGCCAATAAGTATCATAAGAATAAATATGATGCAAAATGAAAAAATGGTAAATATTCTTGTTtatcataaaaattaataatattgaaGGGAGATTTTTTGGAGGGGAATATGGAAAGGAGCTTTGTGGTTGAGAATGTGTATGGGTTCTTTTAGGGATTTGGCAACCCTGAAAATTTGTTGGAAAATCAAGAAGATTAGGCACTCAATTGAGAAAACCTCTTAAAAATACAATGTTTCACTAATTGGTGCATCATCTATTATTGGATCCACTTTTTTTGGACTGATTTCTATATTTGGGAGTTGTCTTAGAATCTCATTTTGATGTTACTGCCAACATGCTCATACATTGTGTGGATAATTGGATATTGCTTGCTAAAAATAACTAAATGATTTGTTCCactaattttctcattttgATTTCTTATTTTTTAATGAACGTTATGCATAATTCTAACTAGTAATTGCTttttattatataaaaaaaaaacgttgctttttttggtttgaaattattttttcctaattttttcCTCTTTCATAAAAAATTAGACACCAAAATACATGTCTGGTTGAAACTCTATGTTGCCCCAATGTGGCAACGTATTCGAGAAAGAGGAGAAAATACCAATTTATAAGCTTGAGAAGTTACTTCTACTATTGTCATTTGTTTTAGCGTGAAACCTCCATTGGGCTTACAAGCGGACCAAACTCTCTTCCTTATTGGATTGTCCGGACCCATTTCCTATTTCTATGAGATTTATCTGTCTCAATTCAACAATAACTCATCAAATAAATTTCCCAAAACAAATTTgattataaatataatattttaaagggttaaatgattactttatacattattagtgactTGATGAAAtattttttactaaaatgaaaaaaattatcactaaaaaattgataaattttACCTATACAagggtaacttttaaacattttgagttaatttttactccaatgtacaatatttattgtatacaattcgtaaataagaatttgtgtattaCTTAAACGaaacataaaaaaaagtaagaaGAAATAAAACGCGGGAAAGCCTACTTCGGTATTGGATCCCTTCCTAGTTGCAAATCTATACTGTATTTAATAGCAGGCATATTTGCAAGAAATCTGGAGTGTCAGGTGTCACTCCTTGAAaacatatttattttattttttaaatttcatTTTCTTTCCTTCACAACCAAAAAAATTCATGCCCCTTCACCTCCAATAAATTTCATGCCCCTTCACCTCCAATAAATTTCATGCCcctttttcttttatattttctATTAACGTCAATTACTTCATCCCTTAAATATTAGTTCCCTTTTGACTTTTTCATCCTTTTCATATTTAAACCGTAAATATCTCTGAATATGTACGTTAAAGAAatataaaatttgatattgttaaacttcACATTGAGACGAACAAAACAAGATCCCCCattaatatattttgaaatatgtattggaaaaaaattaaaagattcTCTGCAATAGTAAATAGTCACAAGATTTCAAAAGGGACAAATAATCAAGAACGGAAGGAGTAATATACCGATTTAAATTTATATCTTCACTGTTTTCTTAGTAAAAcgaaataaaatacatttacacTCTTTTTAATAACGAAAAATTAACACTCACTTTAAAACATAACAAAAGTTATACATGACACGGAATCaattctaattttattttaaaattcgaCTAAATTATAATCAACGTTGATTACTACTACACCAAAAGATGGTGTTagaaagtactccctccatttctttttgttgtatccgtttccattttaagcgtttctttttgttgtatccgtttctatttttggacatacattttctcctaaaatacccttacatttctatctaattactaaaatacc contains:
- the LOC110793136 gene encoding probable protein phosphatase 2C 65, whose translation is MGACCSKEGDYGDRQIASYEQEYEQDDHVFEGDYGATIRLLGSSTFISMATAQGKKGINQDAMTVWEDFTGERDVFFCGVFDGHGPSGHKVARNVRDNLPIELSAAHKHLKTKHRSSSTSDLDALCDDEDDALLHPYSTNTKANNDSHRDEDGSDSNQVLKLWKSGLLRSFRDVDKDLSRDPSIESYCSGTTAVTVVKQGDHLIIGNLGDSRAVMCTRGEKGQVIPVQLTVDLKPSLPREAERVRRCSGRVFSLEEESHVLRLWLPDEDSPGLAMTRAFGDFCLKDYGLSSTPQIFYRKLTEQDDFIVLATDGVWDVLTNFEVVKIVSAARKRSHAAKFLAAHAIRAWRSRFPSARADDIAVVCLFFKLPPTGKTMSDVSHITPDSLSHLNSSVSQHTYRSISSSDVDDGYDFRESNIRFQDIPEDWGGEGESLVDTSLNYPRYTNSRNKGRPASKSADI